In a genomic window of Occallatibacter riparius:
- a CDS encoding glycoside hydrolase family 2 TIM barrel-domain containing protein, protein MNRLAVSCLLLGLASGTVNVAQTAKTASQNPGTAPQSANAALPDWENPHVFGINKEPARAHYIPFADEASATRAGAESTMVQSLNGQWKFHWVKQPDLRPVDFYKPDYDVSGWKEIPVPSNWEMQGYGVPIYTNITYPFKRDWPKVTETPDDHSWTAYDQRDPVGSYRRDFTIPDAWNGRQTYLVFYGVNSAYYVWINGEKVGYSQDSRMTSEYNITKYLKPGKNTVAVEVYRWSDGSYIEDQDFWRMSGIFRNVELMSRPAVHVRDFQVLTPFDAQYENATFKLHEMVQNVSTKAAPATLEAKLLDADGKAMFTTTKKLTVPAGKETALDIAQPVESPKKWSAETPNLYKLVLTLKDAKGGVLEVIPQNVGFKWSEIKGDQMLFNGKKLWIKGVNRHEFDPDLGQVMTRESMIADIKLMKQNNINAVRTCHYPNVPEWYDLADEYGLYILDENNVESHGYGSNEVQPISDGPDYLDAIVDRMTRTIERDKNHASIIGFSMGNEAGYGRNFAAAKQWAKQHHPEFYIIFEPGNSHHGDALSPMYARPQDIESYYAKYGNGRPFFEIEYAHAMGNSTGNFQQYWDLFESKEWAHGGFIWDWVDQGVRRKGANGKDYWAYGGDFGDKPNDDNFNTNGLVLPDRTPHPGLTEVKKSYADIKVEAVDLLSGKLRVKNKYNFKDLGFVHGTWVLEENGKQVENGEVPLGDVAPRSDKEVDLGMKQPSLTPGAEYLLTVKFELAEDTPWAPKGHVVAWDQFAVPFKTAAAPERDVKNLPQVTLARIPGELVATSEKFSIAVDMDSGSISSYNVGGKELLTAPLEPNYWRAPTDNDRGNAMPRRQNVWQLAGIHRTTVSVHGEQVAPNIVRITARNVLPAGGATQNYVYTIYGDGSVEVESSFKPGNTPVPDLPRLGMQMRVIGSLKNVEWYGRGPQENYWDRKLGAAVGIYRDTVERMWFPYVEPQETGNRSDIRWVSITDDQGFGLKAVGMPLLNFSAWPFRMSEIEHEKVPVNIGHKHSAEVEYSDDITVNLDYLQMGVAGDDSWGAPVHKEFTIPAKEYEYKFRLEPLTGK, encoded by the coding sequence ATGAACCGACTCGCTGTCTCTTGCCTTTTGCTTGGGCTTGCATCCGGAACTGTAAACGTTGCGCAAACCGCGAAAACCGCCTCGCAGAACCCAGGCACTGCTCCGCAGAGCGCCAACGCCGCCCTGCCTGATTGGGAGAATCCCCACGTCTTCGGCATCAACAAGGAGCCGGCGCGAGCTCACTACATTCCATTTGCGGATGAGGCTTCAGCCACGCGCGCGGGCGCAGAGTCCACCATGGTGCAGTCGCTGAATGGCCAGTGGAAGTTCCACTGGGTGAAGCAGCCCGACCTGCGGCCGGTCGACTTCTATAAGCCGGACTACGACGTGAGCGGCTGGAAAGAGATTCCCGTCCCGTCGAACTGGGAGATGCAGGGCTACGGCGTGCCCATCTATACAAACATCACGTATCCGTTCAAGCGGGACTGGCCCAAGGTGACCGAAACACCCGACGATCACTCGTGGACGGCGTATGACCAGCGCGATCCGGTCGGATCGTATCGACGCGACTTCACCATTCCGGACGCGTGGAATGGACGCCAAACGTACCTGGTGTTCTATGGCGTGAACTCGGCGTACTACGTGTGGATCAATGGGGAGAAGGTCGGCTATAGCCAGGACTCCCGCATGACCTCCGAGTACAACATTACGAAGTATCTGAAGCCGGGGAAGAACACGGTTGCTGTTGAGGTCTATCGCTGGTCGGACGGCAGCTACATTGAGGACCAGGACTTCTGGCGTATGAGCGGCATCTTCCGCAACGTTGAACTGATGTCGCGGCCCGCGGTGCACGTGCGGGATTTCCAGGTGCTGACCCCGTTTGACGCGCAGTATGAAAATGCGACATTCAAGCTGCATGAGATGGTGCAAAACGTCAGCACAAAGGCCGCCCCGGCCACGCTGGAAGCGAAGTTGCTCGATGCCGATGGAAAGGCAATGTTCACCACTACGAAGAAGCTGACGGTTCCCGCGGGCAAGGAGACTGCGCTCGACATCGCGCAGCCAGTGGAGAGCCCAAAGAAGTGGTCGGCGGAGACTCCGAACCTGTACAAGCTGGTGCTCACGCTGAAGGATGCAAAGGGTGGCGTGCTTGAAGTGATCCCGCAGAACGTGGGCTTCAAGTGGTCGGAGATCAAAGGCGACCAGATGCTCTTCAACGGCAAGAAGCTGTGGATCAAAGGCGTGAACCGGCATGAGTTCGATCCGGATCTGGGTCAGGTGATGACGCGCGAGTCAATGATCGCGGACATCAAGCTGATGAAGCAGAACAACATCAACGCGGTGCGGACATGCCACTATCCCAACGTGCCCGAGTGGTATGACCTCGCCGACGAGTATGGGCTCTACATCCTTGACGAGAACAACGTCGAATCTCACGGATACGGATCCAACGAGGTGCAGCCTATCTCCGATGGGCCGGACTATCTGGACGCCATTGTGGACCGTATGACCCGCACCATCGAGCGCGATAAGAACCACGCATCGATCATCGGTTTTTCCATGGGCAACGAGGCAGGCTACGGCCGCAATTTCGCCGCCGCGAAGCAGTGGGCCAAACAGCACCATCCTGAGTTCTACATCATCTTTGAACCGGGAAACAGCCATCACGGCGACGCGCTGAGCCCCATGTATGCGAGGCCCCAGGACATCGAGTCCTACTACGCGAAGTACGGCAACGGCCGTCCCTTCTTCGAAATCGAATATGCGCACGCCATGGGCAACAGCACCGGAAACTTCCAGCAATACTGGGACCTGTTCGAGTCAAAAGAGTGGGCGCACGGCGGCTTCATATGGGATTGGGTGGACCAGGGCGTGCGGCGCAAAGGCGCGAACGGCAAGGACTATTGGGCTTACGGCGGTGACTTCGGCGACAAACCGAACGACGACAACTTCAACACCAACGGTCTGGTGCTGCCGGATCGCACGCCGCATCCCGGTCTCACCGAAGTGAAGAAATCCTATGCCGACATCAAGGTTGAAGCTGTAGACCTGTTGAGCGGCAAGCTCCGCGTCAAGAATAAGTACAACTTCAAGGACCTTGGCTTTGTGCATGGCACATGGGTGCTTGAGGAGAACGGCAAGCAAGTTGAAAATGGTGAGGTCCCGCTGGGCGATGTGGCTCCGCGGAGCGACAAGGAAGTGGACTTGGGCATGAAGCAGCCGAGCCTCACTCCCGGCGCGGAGTACCTGCTGACAGTGAAGTTCGAGTTGGCCGAGGACACACCGTGGGCGCCGAAAGGTCACGTTGTCGCTTGGGATCAGTTCGCAGTGCCTTTCAAAACCGCCGCAGCCCCGGAACGCGACGTGAAGAATCTGCCCCAGGTGACGCTCGCGAGAATTCCGGGCGAGTTGGTGGCGACCAGCGAGAAGTTCTCCATTGCGGTCGACATGGACTCCGGCTCGATCTCGTCCTACAACGTGGGCGGCAAGGAGTTGCTGACCGCACCGTTGGAGCCAAATTACTGGCGCGCGCCTACTGATAATGATCGCGGCAACGCGATGCCGCGGCGGCAAAACGTGTGGCAGCTTGCGGGCATTCACCGCACCACGGTGAGCGTGCACGGTGAACAGGTTGCCCCGAACATCGTCCGCATCACGGCTCGCAATGTTCTGCCGGCAGGCGGCGCGACACAGAACTATGTGTACACCATCTACGGCGATGGCTCCGTGGAAGTAGAGAGTTCGTTCAAGCCCGGCAACACACCGGTTCCGGACCTGCCGCGCCTGGGCATGCAGATGCGGGTAATCGGGTCATTGAAGAACGTGGAGTGGTACGGCCGCGGTCCGCAAGAGAACTACTGGGACCGCAAACTCGGCGCGGCCGTAGGCATTTACCGTGACACGGTCGAGCGCATGTGGTTCCCCTACGTGGAGCCTCAGGAGACCGGCAATCGTTCCGATATCCGCTGGGTGTCGATCACGGACGACCAGGGCTTTGGCCTGAAGGCTGTAGGCATGCCGCTCCTGAACTTCAGCGCGTGGCCCTTCCGCATGTCGGAGATCGAACACGAGAAGGTGCCGGTCAACATCGGGCACAAGCACTCAGCCGAGGTGGAGTACTCAGACGACATCACCGTGAATCTGGATTATCTGCAGATGGGCGTCGCAGGCGACGATAGCTGGGGCGCCCCCGTGCACAAGGAGTTCACGATACCCGCGAAGGAATATGAATACAAGTTCCGGCTCGAGCCGCTGACCGGCAAATAG